A region of Nostoc sp. 'Peltigera membranacea cyanobiont' N6 DNA encodes the following proteins:
- the glnA gene encoding type I glutamate--ammonia ligase, giving the protein MTTPQELLKRIQDEKIQLIDLKFIDTVGTWQHLTLYQNQIDETAFTDGVPFDGSSIRGWKAINESDMTMVLDPNTAWIDPFMEVPTLSIICSIKEPRTGEWYNRCPRVIAQKAIDYLVSTGLGDTAFFGPEAEFFIFDSARFAQTANEGYYFLDSEEGAWNSGKAGTENKPNLGYKPRFKEGYFPVSPTDSFQDIRTEMLLVMAELGVPIEKHHHEVATGGQCELGFKFGKLIEAADWLMIYKYVIKNVAKKHGKTVTFMPKPIFGDNGSGMHCHQSIWKDGKPLFAGDKYAGLSDMALYYIGGLLKHAPALLAITNPSTNSYKRLVPGYEAPVNLAYSQGNRSASIRIPLSGTNPKAKRLEFRCPDATSNPYLAFAAMLCAGIDGIKNKIHPGEPLDKNIYELSPEELAKVPSTPGSLELALQALEKDHAFLTESGVFTEDFIENWIDYKLGNEVKQLQLRPHPYEFYLYYDA; this is encoded by the coding sequence ATGACAACACCGCAAGAACTCTTGAAGAGAATTCAAGATGAAAAAATTCAACTGATTGATCTCAAATTCATCGATACAGTAGGAACTTGGCAGCACCTCACACTGTACCAAAACCAAATCGATGAGACTGCATTCACGGATGGCGTACCTTTTGACGGTTCCAGCATTCGGGGTTGGAAAGCGATCAACGAATCGGACATGACGATGGTACTCGACCCCAACACTGCTTGGATCGACCCATTCATGGAAGTCCCAACACTAAGTATAATTTGTAGTATCAAAGAACCCCGCACAGGCGAATGGTACAACCGTTGCCCACGTGTTATTGCCCAAAAAGCAATAGATTACCTGGTTTCTACTGGTCTTGGTGACACAGCTTTCTTTGGCCCGGAAGCTGAGTTCTTTATCTTTGATAGTGCTAGGTTTGCCCAAACTGCCAACGAAGGCTACTACTTCTTAGATTCCGAAGAAGGTGCTTGGAATTCTGGTAAAGCCGGTACTGAGAACAAACCCAACTTGGGTTACAAACCACGCTTCAAAGAAGGTTACTTCCCAGTTTCACCAACAGATTCTTTCCAAGATATCCGTACAGAAATGCTGTTGGTAATGGCAGAATTAGGTGTACCCATTGAAAAGCATCACCATGAAGTTGCTACTGGTGGTCAGTGCGAACTAGGTTTCAAATTTGGTAAGTTAATCGAAGCGGCTGACTGGTTGATGATTTACAAATATGTCATCAAGAACGTTGCCAAAAAACACGGCAAAACCGTCACCTTCATGCCAAAACCGATTTTTGGCGACAACGGTTCTGGAATGCACTGTCACCAATCTATCTGGAAAGATGGCAAACCTCTGTTTGCAGGTGATAAGTATGCTGGTTTGAGCGATATGGCGTTGTACTACATTGGTGGTCTTCTCAAACACGCACCAGCGCTATTGGCAATCACTAACCCCAGCACCAACTCCTACAAGCGCTTAGTACCTGGTTATGAAGCACCAGTGAACTTGGCTTACTCCCAAGGGAACCGTTCTGCTTCAATCCGTATTCCTCTATCTGGTACTAACCCCAAAGCCAAGCGTTTGGAATTCCGTTGTCCAGATGCTACTTCTAACCCCTACTTGGCATTTGCTGCAATGCTTTGTGCTGGTATCGATGGCATCAAAAACAAAATCCATCCTGGTGAACCCTTAGATAAGAATATCTATGAACTCTCTCCAGAAGAACTAGCAAAGGTTCCTTCAACTCCAGGTTCTTTAGAATTGGCGTTGCAAGCACTGGAAAAAGATCACGCATTTTTGACAGAATCAGGCGTTTTCACGGAAGACTTTATCGAAAATTGGATTGACTACAAACTAGGTAATGAAGTCAAGCAGTTGCAACTACGTCCTCATCCCTACGAATTTTACCTCTACTACGATGCTTAA
- a CDS encoding GTP-binding protein, giving the protein MRNLQETHLNRARASLRQALSWYGYLRKSGQLSSNPELAGLIKPELEALNSTLNKLDSNVIRIAAFGLVSRGKSAVLNALLGDKILQTGPLNGVTQWPRSVRWQPGGKVLVELIDTPGLDEIEGESRADMAREVVHQADLILFVVSGDITRTEYQALLELRRSQKPLILVFNKIDLYPDTDRGAIYQNLQQLGAGHPEAKPLLPDEIVMVAAEPAAMEVRVEWPDGRVSYEWEAPSPQVDELKETILNILNREGRSLLALNALIQARDAEAAIAQKTIELREKEAENIIWQFTKYKALAVMLNPIAFLDILGGTVADLALIRALARLYGLPMTSYEAGKILKTILFSSGGLLLGELGSSFLLGLGKTTAAITSGDNPSNITAFAGSAIAQAGIAGYGAYSVGKAAQVYLEKGCTWGQLGASSVIQEILSQVDRNTILYRLRQELGIKY; this is encoded by the coding sequence GTGCGTAATCTGCAAGAAACTCATTTAAATCGTGCCCGCGCCAGTCTCAGACAAGCGCTGTCTTGGTATGGATATCTTCGCAAATCAGGACAGTTGTCATCTAACCCAGAATTGGCAGGTTTGATCAAACCAGAATTGGAAGCTTTGAATTCCACACTCAACAAGCTGGACTCTAATGTTATCAGAATTGCTGCTTTTGGTTTGGTGAGTCGTGGAAAGTCAGCAGTTTTAAATGCTTTGCTGGGAGATAAAATTCTGCAAACTGGGCCCTTAAATGGTGTCACTCAATGGCCCCGTTCAGTGCGTTGGCAGCCAGGAGGTAAGGTACTAGTAGAGTTAATTGATACCCCCGGCTTAGATGAGATTGAGGGCGAGTCACGGGCGGATATGGCGCGAGAAGTGGTGCATCAGGCGGATTTGATTTTGTTTGTCGTATCTGGTGATATCACGCGCACTGAGTATCAGGCACTGCTGGAATTGAGGCGATCGCAAAAACCCCTGATTTTAGTATTTAACAAAATAGACCTTTATCCAGATACAGACCGGGGAGCGATTTACCAAAATTTACAACAATTGGGTGCTGGACATCCCGAAGCGAAACCTCTACTACCTGATGAAATTGTGATGGTGGCGGCGGAACCAGCAGCAATGGAGGTGCGGGTTGAATGGCCTGATGGGCGTGTCAGTTATGAATGGGAGGCACCATCACCCCAAGTAGACGAACTCAAAGAGACAATTCTGAATATTCTGAATCGGGAAGGGCGATCGCTTCTAGCTTTAAATGCCCTCATCCAAGCACGGGATGCAGAAGCCGCCATCGCTCAAAAAACCATCGAATTACGCGAAAAAGAAGCTGAAAATATCATTTGGCAATTTACCAAATACAAAGCTTTGGCAGTAATGCTCAATCCCATCGCTTTCTTAGATATCCTTGGCGGAACTGTTGCCGATTTAGCTTTAATTCGCGCCCTCGCTAGATTATATGGTTTGCCGATGACTAGCTATGAAGCTGGGAAAATTTTAAAAACGATTTTATTTAGTTCTGGTGGTTTGCTACTAGGGGAATTAGGTAGTAGTTTTCTTTTGGGTTTAGGTAAAACTACGGCTGCAATAACCAGTGGTGATAATCCCAGCAATATTACTGCTTTTGCTGGCAGTGCGATCGCTCAAGCTGGTATCGCCGGCTATGGTGCATATTCCGTTGGCAAAGCCGCTCAGGTGTATCTCGAAAAAGGCTGCACTTGGGGACAGTTGGGTGCTAGCAGCGTCATTCAAGAAATTTTATCTCAAGTCGATCGGAATACAATTCTGTATCGCTTGCGACAAGAGCTAGGCATAAAGTATTGA
- the patX gene encoding heterocyst-inhibiting protein PatX, with product MRAAISLLVSSLVFGPLASNCQAMVNHLSTGLLSTPVSEQWLSAASEQNPDDAPRHRGSGRREVTQKYGITYVVV from the coding sequence ATGCGTGCTGCCATTTCACTTTTAGTATCGAGTCTGGTGTTCGGCCCCTTAGCTTCTAACTGCCAAGCAATGGTCAATCACTTATCAACTGGGCTACTTTCCACGCCTGTTTCGGAACAGTGGCTCTCGGCAGCATCTGAACAAAATCCAGATGATGCGCCACGTCATCGCGGTAGTGGGCGTAGGGAAGTAACGCAAAAATACGGAATTACCTATGTTGTGGTTTAA
- a CDS encoding ferritin-like domain-containing protein produces MTVTYPRKFQNVLGAREILKRVVCDREIHLITLNRYRYSEQRSCKDLTDLIEQLNGQPRELVRDLSHHISDEARHAMWLTDLLADLGADIGKPPGSSYINEFERLLDHEQQDPVEELEDFVISSLAAINATEKRGCEYFSAHIYALKQAPQTEENIKIRETIEKILPEEAGHVRWGNRWLGELARKSPEHQQKVEQAKRKYTAIEQAAFESGMDITLGAELRRVANLVEVANTMPLWQRPQYLMERLPQTLLAPELQFTRIQAAQKAWQRDPQMFIEKFVPMFLNGIQKTENNRKKTKV; encoded by the coding sequence ATGACAGTTACCTACCCACGTAAATTTCAGAATGTTTTAGGTGCCAGAGAGATATTGAAACGGGTGGTATGCGATCGCGAAATCCATCTAATTACCCTCAACCGCTACCGTTACAGCGAACAACGCAGTTGTAAAGACTTGACTGACCTAATTGAACAACTGAATGGACAGCCACGAGAACTGGTGCGGGATTTGTCTCATCATATTTCAGATGAAGCTCGTCATGCTATGTGGCTAACTGACTTGTTGGCAGACCTGGGAGCAGATATCGGTAAGCCGCCTGGTTCCTCTTATATCAATGAATTTGAACGCCTGCTAGACCACGAACAACAAGATCCAGTCGAAGAACTCGAAGATTTTGTGATTTCTTCCCTTGCGGCGATTAACGCCACCGAAAAACGAGGTTGTGAGTATTTTTCTGCTCACATTTATGCACTCAAGCAAGCACCGCAGACAGAAGAAAACATCAAAATTCGGGAAACCATTGAAAAAATTCTCCCAGAGGAAGCAGGACATGTCCGTTGGGGTAATCGTTGGCTAGGAGAACTCGCGCGTAAGAGTCCAGAACATCAGCAAAAAGTAGAGCAAGCCAAGCGAAAATATACCGCAATTGAACAAGCGGCATTTGAATCAGGAATGGATATTACCTTGGGTGCAGAACTACGACGAGTTGCCAACCTAGTGGAAGTGGCAAATACTATGCCGCTTTGGCAACGCCCCCAGTATCTGATGGAACGCTTACCCCAGACTTTGTTAGCGCCTGAGTTGCAATTTACTAGGATTCAGGCTGCACAAAAAGCTTGGCAGCGAGATCCCCAGATGTTTATCGAGAAGTTTGTGCCGATGTTCCTCAACGGCATCCAGAAAACAGAAAATAACCGCAAGAAAACAAAAGTGTAA
- a CDS encoding TlyA family RNA methyltransferase gives MAKQRLDTLLVERNLCSSRALAQRLIQAGEVTVNQQLVDKPGTEVDIAAQIKIKERSPFVSRGGEKLSKALSVFAIPVVERICLDGGISTGGFTDCLLQAGAKQVYGIDVGYGQVDWRLRNDSRVILRERTNLRQLRPDELYGENDPIPDLAVVDVSFISLTKILPALWQLTQANREAVLLVKPQFEVGRSRVGKKGVVRDPNDQADAIFQVLQTAHELGWKYKGLTWSPIVGPAGNIEYLLWLGMESETPSPDLEAIKQITQSAITDLRKS, from the coding sequence TTGGCTAAACAGAGACTCGACACACTATTAGTAGAGCGAAATTTATGTTCTTCTCGTGCCTTGGCACAGAGGTTAATTCAGGCGGGGGAAGTTACTGTTAATCAGCAGTTAGTTGATAAGCCTGGTACAGAAGTTGATATTGCAGCTCAAATAAAAATTAAAGAGCGATCGCCTTTTGTTTCTAGAGGCGGTGAAAAACTTTCCAAAGCTTTGTCAGTATTTGCCATTCCTGTAGTAGAGCGCATTTGTTTAGATGGTGGGATTTCTACTGGTGGTTTTACTGATTGTCTCTTGCAAGCTGGAGCTAAACAAGTTTACGGTATTGATGTTGGTTACGGACAAGTTGACTGGCGGTTGCGAAATGATTCGCGGGTGATTTTGCGGGAACGCACCAATTTACGGCAACTACGACCAGATGAGTTATATGGCGAAAATGACCCGATTCCTGATTTGGCGGTAGTTGATGTATCGTTTATTTCTTTAACTAAAATTCTGCCTGCTTTGTGGCAACTAACTCAAGCTAACCGAGAAGCTGTGTTGTTAGTCAAGCCACAGTTTGAAGTTGGCAGATCCCGTGTGGGTAAAAAAGGCGTTGTGCGAGATCCAAACGACCAAGCTGATGCTATTTTCCAGGTGTTGCAAACAGCCCATGAATTAGGATGGAAATACAAAGGCTTAACTTGGTCGCCGATCGTTGGCCCGGCTGGGAATATCGAATATCTTTTGTGGTTGGGAATGGAAAGTGAAACACCATCACCTGATTTAGAGGCAATTAAGCAGATAACGCAATCAGCAATAACTGATTTACGCAAGAGTTAA
- a CDS encoding Calvin cycle protein CP12, whose translation MTTTLNSFETAGAANIEEAITEAITEARTTCELDGSNSAGCAVAWDIVEELQAEKADRQHAKLKKTSLENYCDRHPASVECLIYDV comes from the coding sequence ATGACAACTACCTTAAACTCATTTGAAACTGCTGGGGCGGCAAATATTGAAGAAGCGATTACTGAAGCGATTACTGAAGCGCGGACAACTTGTGAGCTAGATGGTAGTAATTCTGCGGGTTGTGCCGTAGCTTGGGACATTGTGGAAGAATTGCAAGCTGAGAAAGCCGATCGACAGCACGCAAAATTAAAGAAAACCTCTTTGGAAAACTACTGCGATCGCCATCCAGCTTCCGTAGAATGTCTAATCTACGACGTTTAA
- the ilvD gene encoding dihydroxy-acid dehydratase, with amino-acid sequence MSENLRSQVVTQGVQRSPNRAMLRAVGFKDEDFNKAIVGIANGYSTITPCNMGINQLAQRAEAGIKTAGAMPQMFGTITISDGISMGTEGMKYSLVSREVIADSIETACTGQSMDGVLAIGGCDKNMPGAMLAIARMNIPAIFVYGGTIKPGHYNGRDLTVVSSFEAVGQHSAGKIDDKELLEVESRACPGAGSCGGMFTANTMSSAFEAMGMSLPYSSTMAAEDAEKADSAEKSAFVLVEAIRKQILPRQIITRKSIENAISVIMAVGGSTNAVLHFLAIARAANVELTLDDFETIRARVPVLCDLKPSGKYVATDLHKAGGIPQVMKMLLLHDLLHGDSLTISGQTIAEILADIPEEPSANQDVIRPWNNPMYPQGHLAILRGNLATEGAVAKITGVKKPVITGPARVFESEEASLDAILAGKIQAGDILVIRYEGPKGGPGMREMLAPTSAIIGAGLGDAVGLITDGRFSGGTYGMVVGHVAPEAAVGGAIALVEEGDSITIDAPARLLQLNISEEELARRRANWQPPAPRYTKGVLAKYAKLVSSSSLGAVTDLDLF; translated from the coding sequence ATGTCGGAGAATTTGAGAAGCCAAGTTGTGACGCAAGGCGTGCAGCGATCGCCAAATCGAGCTATGCTGCGGGCAGTTGGTTTTAAAGATGAAGATTTTAATAAAGCCATTGTCGGTATAGCCAACGGTTACAGCACGATCACCCCCTGTAATATGGGAATCAATCAACTGGCGCAACGAGCCGAAGCTGGGATTAAAACCGCCGGGGCGATGCCGCAAATGTTCGGCACAATTACCATCAGCGATGGGATTTCAATGGGAACAGAAGGGATGAAATATTCCCTAGTCTCGCGGGAAGTTATTGCCGATTCCATTGAAACCGCCTGTACCGGACAAAGTATGGATGGTGTGCTAGCGATTGGCGGTTGTGATAAAAATATGCCAGGGGCAATGCTGGCGATCGCTCGGATGAATATCCCTGCAATATTCGTTTACGGTGGTACAATTAAACCCGGTCATTACAACGGACGCGATTTAACTGTTGTTAGTTCTTTTGAAGCCGTTGGTCAACACAGTGCTGGAAAAATTGACGATAAGGAATTATTAGAAGTCGAAAGTCGCGCTTGTCCTGGTGCTGGTTCCTGCGGGGGAATGTTCACAGCTAACACCATGTCTTCAGCATTTGAAGCAATGGGAATGAGTTTGCCCTATTCTTCCACAATGGCAGCCGAAGATGCCGAAAAAGCCGACAGCGCGGAAAAATCGGCGTTTGTGTTAGTCGAAGCGATTCGCAAACAAATTTTACCCCGCCAAATTATCACCCGCAAATCTATAGAGAATGCCATTTCTGTGATTATGGCGGTGGGTGGTTCCACGAATGCAGTATTGCATTTCTTAGCGATCGCTCGTGCTGCTAATGTAGAGTTAACCCTGGATGACTTTGAAACAATCCGCGCCCGTGTTCCCGTTTTGTGCGATTTGAAACCAAGTGGTAAGTATGTCGCTACAGATTTGCATAAAGCTGGTGGCATTCCCCAAGTCATGAAGATGTTACTGCTGCATGATTTATTACATGGTGATAGTCTTACTATTAGCGGTCAAACCATTGCAGAGATATTAGCAGACATCCCAGAAGAACCATCCGCCAATCAAGATGTAATTCGTCCCTGGAATAACCCGATGTATCCTCAAGGACATTTAGCTATCCTCAGAGGTAATTTGGCAACTGAAGGGGCTGTCGCTAAAATTACCGGAGTGAAAAAACCAGTAATTACCGGCCCCGCACGAGTGTTTGAATCAGAAGAAGCTTCTTTAGATGCAATTTTAGCGGGTAAAATTCAAGCTGGTGATATTTTGGTTATCCGCTATGAAGGGCCCAAAGGCGGCCCGGGGATGCGAGAAATGTTGGCTCCCACCTCGGCAATTATTGGGGCTGGTTTGGGTGATGCGGTGGGATTAATTACCGACGGGCGCTTTTCTGGCGGTACTTATGGCATGGTGGTTGGTCATGTTGCACCAGAGGCAGCAGTTGGTGGTGCGATCGCTCTTGTAGAAGAAGGCGATAGTATTACGATTGATGCACCGGCTCGTTTATTGCAGTTGAATATATCCGAAGAAGAATTAGCCCGTCGTCGTGCCAACTGGCAACCTCCTGCACCACGTTATACCAAAGGTGTCTTGGCGAAATATGCCAAATTGGTATCTTCTAGCAGTCTTGGGGCTGTGACAGATTTAGATTTGTTTTAA
- a CDS encoding RelA/SpoT family protein → MSSLAINSPIDLAIPEWLKKCLKESSTSHGEAEDDRRHNDTVLIGRAFEFAYQLHQGQYRKSGEAYIAHPIAVADLLRDLGGSAAMIAAGFLHDVVEDTEVTSEEIEERFGPEVRQLVEGVTKLSKINFTSKTESQAENFRRMFLAMAQDIRVIVVKLADRLHNMRTLQYMSEASRRRSAQETRDIFAPLANRLGIWRIKWELEDLAFKYLEPEAFRQMQELVSEKRTAREEKLARATNMLQERLQQAGIRFQDISGRPKHLYSIYQKMHRQQKEFHEIYDLAALRIIVQSNEECYRALAVVHDAFRPIPGRFKDYIGLPKPNRYQSLHTGVIGLTGRPLEVQIRTIEMHHIAEYGIAAHWKYKETGGSSISHLTATDDKFTWLRQLLEWQTDLKDAQEYLDSIKDNLFEDDVYVFTPKGDVVPLSPGSTTVDFAYRIHTEVGNHCSGARVNGRMVSLSTRLQNGDIVEVLTQKNCHPSLDWLNFVRSSAAKYRIKQWYKRSRREENVARGRELLEKELGKTGFDSLLKSDAMQIVGEKCNYHSVEDLLAGLGYGEITLNLVLNRWREVAKGQQPVSTVSPFIPKEPTSKALRDAPPTTSRASDSPIVGVEGLVYYLAGCCTPIPGEPIIGVVTRGRGISIHRQGCHNLETVEYERLVPVRWNPGAENSGRPHTYPVDVQIEALDRVGVLKDILSRLSDQGINVRHAQVKTSIGQPALMDLGIDIRDRFQLEQVFVQIKKMSDILNIRRVGQIDE, encoded by the coding sequence ATGAGCAGTCTAGCTATTAATTCACCAATTGATCTAGCCATTCCAGAATGGTTAAAAAAATGTTTGAAGGAGTCATCGACAAGTCACGGCGAAGCGGAAGATGACCGAAGGCATAATGATACAGTCTTAATTGGTCGCGCATTTGAATTTGCTTACCAACTGCACCAAGGTCAATACCGGAAATCGGGAGAAGCATACATTGCCCATCCCATCGCTGTAGCTGACTTGCTGCGTGACTTGGGAGGCAGTGCTGCTATGATAGCAGCTGGATTTCTTCATGATGTTGTTGAAGATACAGAAGTTACAAGTGAAGAAATAGAAGAACGCTTTGGCCCAGAAGTACGACAATTGGTTGAAGGTGTAACCAAGCTTTCTAAAATCAATTTCACCAGCAAAACCGAAAGCCAAGCCGAAAACTTCCGGCGGATGTTTTTGGCAATGGCGCAAGATATTCGGGTAATTGTGGTGAAATTGGCAGATCGTTTGCATAATATGCGAACTTTACAATATATGTCAGAAGCTAGCCGCCGCCGCAGTGCCCAGGAAACACGAGATATTTTCGCACCCTTAGCCAATCGCTTGGGGATTTGGCGAATTAAATGGGAACTGGAAGATTTGGCTTTTAAGTATTTGGAACCAGAAGCTTTTCGCCAAATGCAAGAGCTTGTTTCTGAAAAACGGACGGCGCGAGAAGAGAAACTGGCTAGAGCTACGAATATGTTGCAAGAGCGTTTGCAGCAAGCCGGAATCCGCTTTCAGGATATTAGCGGTCGTCCCAAGCACCTTTATAGCATTTACCAAAAAATGCACCGCCAGCAAAAGGAATTTCATGAAATTTACGATTTGGCAGCGCTGCGGATTATTGTTCAAAGCAATGAGGAATGCTATCGGGCGTTGGCGGTGGTTCATGATGCGTTTCGCCCAATTCCTGGGAGATTTAAGGATTATATTGGATTGCCGAAACCTAACCGTTACCAGTCGTTGCACACTGGGGTGATTGGACTAACTGGCCGTCCTTTAGAAGTGCAAATTCGGACAATCGAAATGCATCATATCGCTGAGTATGGGATTGCCGCCCATTGGAAGTACAAAGAAACAGGAGGTTCTAGTATTAGCCATTTGACAGCGACAGATGACAAATTTACTTGGCTGCGGCAGCTGCTGGAATGGCAAACCGATCTCAAGGATGCTCAAGAATATCTTGATAGCATCAAGGATAATCTATTTGAAGATGATGTCTATGTCTTCACCCCTAAGGGGGATGTTGTACCTTTAAGCCCCGGTTCTACCACTGTAGATTTTGCTTATCGCATTCATACGGAAGTGGGAAATCACTGTTCGGGGGCGCGGGTGAATGGGCGAATGGTTTCTCTATCAACACGGCTACAAAATGGCGATATTGTAGAAGTTCTCACCCAAAAGAACTGCCATCCGAGTTTAGATTGGTTGAATTTTGTCAGAAGTTCGGCAGCGAAATATCGAATCAAACAATGGTACAAGCGATCGCGCCGCGAAGAAAATGTTGCCCGTGGACGGGAATTGTTAGAAAAGGAACTCGGTAAAACTGGTTTTGATAGTCTGCTGAAGTCCGACGCAATGCAAATTGTCGGCGAAAAGTGTAACTACCACAGCGTAGAAGATTTACTCGCTGGTTTGGGTTACGGAGAAATTACGTTGAACCTAGTGCTAAATCGCTGGCGAGAAGTGGCGAAGGGACAACAGCCAGTTTCCACAGTATCGCCTTTTATTCCCAAAGAACCAACATCAAAGGCTTTGCGAGATGCACCTCCAACTACTTCCCGCGCCAGTGACTCGCCAATTGTTGGTGTAGAGGGGCTGGTATACTATTTAGCTGGGTGTTGTACCCCGATTCCTGGCGAACCGATTATTGGTGTGGTGACGCGAGGTAGGGGGATTTCAATTCATCGCCAAGGCTGCCATAATCTAGAAACTGTGGAGTATGAGCGCTTAGTACCAGTTAGGTGGAACCCAGGCGCTGAAAATAGCGGTCGTCCGCACACGTATCCAGTGGATGTACAAATTGAAGCCCTTGACCGTGTTGGGGTGCTAAAGGATATTTTGTCACGGTTGAGTGACCAAGGGATCAATGTCCGCCATGCTCAGGTGAAAACGTCTATTGGCCAACCTGCATTAATGGACTTAGGAATAGATATACGCGATCGCTTTCAATTAGAGCAAGTGTTCGTGCAAATTAAGAAAATGAGCGACATTTTGAATATCCGCCGCGTTGGTCAAATTGACGAGTAA
- a CDS encoding TetR/AcrR family transcriptional regulator, with protein sequence MSNQINVPSGRPRSIHADQAILQATLDLLAEVGYQSMSIEAIASRAGVGKTTIYRRYNSKEELVADAIESFRDDLAIPDTGSFWGDMDILINNAAKKIDSPLGRQTLALIISTASSNPQFAEVYWTKYTKVRREALSKVLKRAKSRSEIHKDADIELVIDLLSGSLYYALIFKPITEPVEAYMRRTMNLLLKGIGA encoded by the coding sequence ATGAGTAACCAAATTAACGTACCCTCTGGACGACCACGCAGCATCCACGCCGACCAAGCAATTCTGCAAGCGACCTTAGACTTGCTTGCAGAGGTAGGATATCAGAGCATGAGTATAGAAGCGATCGCTTCTCGGGCTGGAGTTGGAAAAACAACAATCTATCGGCGTTACAATTCCAAAGAAGAACTAGTTGCAGACGCGATCGAAAGTTTCAGAGATGATTTAGCGATCCCCGATACTGGCAGCTTTTGGGGAGACATGGATATTTTGATTAATAATGCCGCCAAAAAAATAGATAGTCCCCTTGGTCGCCAGACACTCGCTTTGATAATTAGTACAGCATCTAGCAATCCTCAATTTGCAGAGGTTTACTGGACAAAATATACCAAAGTCCGACGTGAAGCTTTGTCTAAAGTACTTAAGCGGGCAAAATCTAGAAGCGAAATACACAAGGATGCGGATATTGAGCTAGTTATCGACCTTTTAAGTGGGTCACTCTACTATGCACTTATTTTTAAACCCATAACCGAGCCAGTAGAAGCGTATATGCGCCGCACAATGAATCTTCTTCTCAAAGGTATTGGGGCGTAG
- the patD gene encoding heterocyst frequency control protein PatD: protein MSLNPEKYLALVTLLEQLRTDATTTQIAAPELRQRVASLQQFFGQQIVPLADENWRVQSYQTEMSKQLRLLAIDVMFLQGARQASTAQTRLQTISDRLTTLIQYCNAILQPEAEGEK from the coding sequence ATGTCTTTAAACCCTGAGAAATATTTGGCACTCGTAACCTTGCTAGAGCAATTACGCACGGATGCCACAACTACCCAAATCGCTGCACCCGAACTGCGACAGCGTGTAGCCTCGTTGCAGCAATTTTTCGGACAGCAAATTGTGCCTTTGGCTGATGAAAACTGGCGAGTCCAGTCTTATCAAACGGAAATGAGTAAACAATTGCGTTTGTTGGCGATAGATGTGATGTTTTTGCAAGGAGCGCGGCAAGCATCGACTGCACAAACGAGACTTCAAACGATTAGCGATCGCTTGACAACCCTCATTCAGTACTGTAATGCTATTCTGCAACCAGAAGCGGAAGGAGAAAAATAA
- the apcB gene encoding allophycocyanin subunit beta, translated as MRDAVTSLIKNYDLAGRYFDRNAIDSLKSYFDSGTVRVQAAAAINSNAAALVKQAGLKLYEELPELIRPGGNSYTTRRYAACLRDLDYYLRYATYALVAGNTNVLDERVLQGLRETYNSLGVPIGPTVRGIQILKDLIKEQVAAAGVVNTAFVDEPFDHITRELSEIDI; from the coding sequence ATGCGCGATGCGGTAACAAGTTTAATTAAGAATTATGACTTAGCTGGTCGGTATTTTGACCGGAATGCGATCGATAGCCTGAAGTCTTACTTTGACAGTGGTACAGTCCGAGTCCAAGCGGCAGCGGCGATAAATTCTAATGCGGCTGCACTTGTCAAGCAGGCTGGTTTAAAGTTATATGAAGAACTGCCAGAATTGATCCGTCCCGGTGGAAATTCCTATACAACTCGTCGTTATGCGGCTTGCCTGCGCGATTTAGATTACTACTTGCGCTACGCCACCTATGCGTTGGTTGCTGGGAATACAAATGTATTGGATGAGCGTGTGCTGCAAGGACTGCGGGAAACTTATAATTCTCTAGGAGTGCCTATTGGGCCTACGGTTCGCGGTATCCAGATTCTTAAGGATCTGATTAAGGAGCAAGTAGCAGCAGCAGGTGTGGTTAATACTGCTTTTGTAGATGAACCATTCGATCACATCACACGCGAGTTGAGCGAGATCGATATTTAG